The following proteins are co-located in the Equus quagga isolate Etosha38 chromosome 22, UCLA_HA_Equagga_1.0, whole genome shotgun sequence genome:
- the BRF2 gene encoding transcription factor IIIB 50 kDa subunit: MPGGGRCPDCGSTELVEDSHYSQSQLVCSDCGCVVTEGVLTTTYSDEGNLREVTYSRSTGENEQVSRSQQRGLRRVRDLCRVLKLPPTFEDTAVAYYQQAYRHSGIRAARLQKKEVLVGCCVLITCRQHNWPVTMGTLCTLLYADLDAFSGTYMQIVKLLGLDVPSLCLADLVKTYCSSFKLFQPSPSVPAKYVEDKEKMLSRTQQLVELADETWLVTGRHPLPVITAATFLAWQSLRPSDRLTCSLARFCKLANVDLPYPASSRLQELLAVLLRMAEQLAWLQVLKLNKRSVVKHIGDLLQHRRTLVRKAFRDGTAETEPQEKELQEQGQGQGQGKEEVGGSSLDLPEGKRPASPALLLPPCMLKPPKRTCPMPPVPMVTGDENISDSEIEQYLRTPQEVRDFQKAQAASRAATSIPHPP; the protein is encoded by the exons ATGCCGGGCGGGGGCCGCTGCCCGGACTGCGGCTCTACCGAGCTGGTGGAGGACTCGCACTATTCGCAGAGCCAGCTGGTGTGCTCCGACTGCGGCTGCGTGGTCACCGAGGGCGTCCTTACCACCACCTACAGCGACGAGGGCAACCTCCGAG AAGTCACATATTCCCGAAGCACAGGGGAAAATGAACAAGTGAGTCGCAGCCAGCAACGAG GTCTCCGCCGAGTGAGAGACCTTTGTCGAGTTCTGAAGTTGCCACCGACATTTGAGGACACTGCAGTTGCCTACTACCAACAGGCATACCGGCACTCTGGCATCCGTGCTGCCAGGCTGCAAAAGAAGGAGGTCTTGGTCGGGTGCTGTGTCTTAATCACCTGCCGGCAGCATAACTGGCCTGTCACCATGGGAACCCTCTGCACCCTGCTGTACGCAGATTTGGATGCATTTTCTGGAACCTACATGCAGATAGTGAAGCTTCTGGGGCTGGACGTGCCGTCCCTGTGCTTGGCAGACCTGGTGAAGACCTACTGTAGCAG CTTCAAACTGTTCCAGCCCTCCCCATCTGTGCCAGCCAAATATgtggaagacaaagagaagatgcTGTCGCGAACACAGCAGTTGGTGGAGCTGGCAGATGAGACGTGGCTAGTGACCGGGCGGCATCCCTTGCCTGTCATCACTGCTGCTACCTTCCTGGCTTGGCAGTCGCTGCGACCTTCAGATCGACTGACATGTTCCCTTGCCCGATTTTGTAAATTGGCAAATGTGGACCTGCCCTACCCCGCTTCCTCTCGCCTGCAGGAGCTGCTCGCTGTGCTGCTGCGGATGGCTGAGCAGCTGGCCTGGTTGCAGGTTCTGAAACTTAACAAACGGTCTGTGGTGAAGCACATCGGCGACCTTCTGCAGCACCGCCGCACGTTGGTCCGCAAGGCCTTTCGAGATGGAACAGCAGAGACGGAGCCCCAGGAGAAGGAGCTGCAAGAGCAAGGACAGGGGCAAGGACAGGgaaaagaggaggtggggggtAGTTCCTTAGATTTGCCTGAGGGGAAGCGACCAGCTAGTcctgcccttctcctcccccccTGCATGTTGAAGCCCCCGAAGCGGACCTGTCCCATGCCCCCTGTCCCCATGGTCACCGGAGATGAGAATATTTCTGATAGTGAAATAGAGCAGTATTTGCGTACCCCTCAGGAAGTTAGGGACTTTCAAAAAGCCCAAGCTGCTAGCCGGGCCGCCACGAGTATTCCTCACCCTCCCTGA
- the ADGRA2 gene encoding adhesion G protein-coupled receptor A2, protein MGAGGRRMREAPARLLLPLLPWLLLLTPETRGAPGCPVPIRSCKCSGERPKGLSGGAPNPARRRVVCGGGDLPEPPEPGLLPNGTVTLLLGNNKITALRNGSFLGLSLLEKLDLRNNVISTVQPGAFLGLGELKRLDLSNNRIGCLTSETFLGLPRLLRLNISGNIFSSLQPGVFDELPALKIVDFGTEFLTCDCRLRWLLSWARNRSLQLSERTLCAYPSALHAQALVGLQEAQLRCEGALELHTHHLIPSLRQVVFQGDRLPFQCSASYLGNDTRIRWYHNQAPMEGDEQAGILLAESLIHDCTFITSELTLSHIGVWASGEWECSVSTVQGNASKKVEIVVLETSASYCPAERVANNRGDFRWPRTLAGITAYQSCLQYPFTSVPLSGGAPGTRASRRCDRAGRWEPGDYSHCLYTNDITRVLYTFVLMPINASNALTLAHQLRVYTAEAASFSDMMDVVYVAQMIQKFLGYVDQIKELVEVMVDMASNLMLVDEHLLWLAQREDKACSGIVGALERIGGAALSPHAQHISVNSRNVALEAYLIKPHSYVGLTCTAFQRREAGAPGARSAGPGQDPSPDPEPLADQQLRFRCTTGRPNISLSSFHIKNSVALASIQLPPSLFSSLPAALAPPVPPDCTLQLLVFRNGRLFRSHGNTSRPGAAGPGKRRGVATPVIFAGTSGCGVGNLTEPVAVSLRHWAEGAEPVAAWWSQEGPGGPGGWSSEGCQLRSSQPNVSSLHCQHLGNVAVLMELSAFPREVGGSGAGLHPVVYPCTALLLLCLFSTIITYILNHSSIHVSRKGWHMLLNLCFHMAMTSAVFAGGITLTNYQMVCQAVGITLHYSSLSTLLWMGVKARVLHKELTWRAPPPQEGDSAPPAPRPMLRFYLIAGGIPLIICGITAAVNIHNYRDHSPYCWLVWRPSLGAFYIPVALILLITWIYFLCAGLRLRGPLAQSPKGATSRVSLEPGEELRGPTRLRNSGPLLSDSGSLLATGSAGVVTPGPPEDGDGLYSPGVQLGALVTTHFLYLAMWACGALAVSQRWLPRVVCSCLYGGAASALGLFVFTHHCARRRDVRASWRACCPPAAAPHASPRAVPTAPEDGSPMFGEGPPSLKSSPSGSSGHAPPLGPCKLTNLQLAQSQGCEAGGAGRGEGDPEAPGARGGLAPRHPNNVHHGRRAHKSRAKGHRAGEAGGKPRLRALRGGAAAGAPEPPSSESGSLRNSPCDSYPGSSRDSPGGGPALDSEPVLTPSEGSDTSAAPPAEAGRPGQRRSASRDNLRGGGAGAPEKESKRRSYPLHTASLNGAPKGGKYDDITLAGAEAPGAGCMKTGLWKSETTV, encoded by the exons GCTCTTGGGCAACAACAAGATCACTGCGCTCCGGAATGGATCCTTCCTGGGACTGTCTCTGCTGGAGAAGTT GGACCTGAGGAACAACGTCATCAGCACGGTGCAGCCCGGCGCCTTCCTGGGCCTGGGGGAGCTGAAGCGCTT AGATCTCTCCAACAACCGGATTGGCTGTCTCACCTCTGAGACCTTCCTAGGCCTCCCCAGGCTTCTCCGACT AAACATATCTGGAAACATCTTCTCCAGTCTGCAGCCTGGGGTCTTTGATGAGCTGCCAGCCCTGAAGATTGT GGACTTCGGCACCGAGTTCCTGACGTGCGACTGCCGCCTGCGCTGGCTGCTGTCCTGGGCCCGGAACCGTTCCCTGCAGCTGTCCGAGCGCACGCTCTGTGCCTACCCCAGCGCCCTGCACGCCCAGGCCCTGGTTGGCCTCCAGGAGGCCCAGTTGCGCTGCG AGGGGGCCCTGGAGCTGCACACGCACCACCTCATCCCATCCCTGCGCCAAGTGGTGTTCCAGGGCGACCGGCTGCCCTTCCAGTGCTCCGCCAGCTACCTGGGCAACGACACCCGCATCCGCTGGTACCACAACCAGGCCCCCATGGAGGGCGACGAGCAGGCGGGCATCCTGCTGGCCGAGAGCCTCATCCACGACTGCACCTTCATCACCAG TGAGCTGACCCTGTCTCACATCGGCGTGTGGGCCTCAGGCGAGTGGGAGTGCTCCGTGTCCACGGTCCAGGGCAACGCCAGCAAGAAGGTGGAGATTGTGGTGCTGGAGACCTCCGCCTCCTACTGCCCCGCCGAGCGCGTCGCCAACAACCGTGGGGACTTCAG GTGGCCTCGAACTCTGGCTGGCATCACAGCCTACCAGTCCTGCCTACAGTACCCCTTCACCTCAGTGCCCCTGAGCGGGGGGGCCCCAGGCACCCGGGCTTCCCGCAGGTGTGACCGAGCTGGCCGCTGGGAGCCAGGGGACTACTCCCACTGTCTGTACACCAATGACATCACCCGGGTGCTCTACACCTTCGTGCtg ATGCCCATCAACGCCTCCAATGCACTGACCCTGGCCCACCAGTTGCGAGTATACACAGCTGAGGCCGCTAGCTTTTCTGACATGATGGATGTGGTCTATGTTGCTCAGATGATCCAGAAGTTTTTGGGTTATGTGGACCAGATCAAAGAG ctggtggaggtgatggtggacATGGCCAGCAATCTGATGCTGGTGGACGAGCACCTGCTGTGGCTGGCCCAGCGCGAGGACAAGGCCTGCAGTGGCATCGTGGGTGCCCTGGAGCGCATTGGGGGGGCCGCCCTGAGCCCCCACGCCCAGCACATCTCTGTG AACTCGAGGAATGTGGCACTGGAGGCCTACCTCATCAAGCCGCACAGCTACGTGGGCCTGACCTGCACAGCCTtccagaggagggaggcaggagccccAGGAGCACGGTCTGCGGGCCCGGGCCAGGATCCCTCGCCAGATCCGGAGCCCCTGGCTGATCAGCAGCTCCGCTTCCGCTGTACCACCGGGAGACCCAACATTTCTCTGTCATCCTTCCACATCAAg AACAGCGTGGCCCTGGCCTCCATCCAGCTGCCACCCAGTCTGTTCTCGTCGCTTCCTGCTGCCCTGGCTCCGCCAGTCCCCCCAGACTGCACCCTGCAACTGCTCGTCTTCCGAAACGGACGCCTCTTCCGCAGCCACGGCAACACCTCCCGCCCTGGAGCTGCTGGGCCTGGCAAGAGGCGCGGCGTGGCCACCCCCGTCATCTTTGCAGGAACCA GTGGCTGTGGCGTGGGCAACCTGACGGAGCCAGTGGCCGTTTCACTGCGGCACTGGGCTGAGGGCGCTGAACCTGTGGCAGCTTGGTGGAGCCAGGAGGGGCCAgggggccctgggggctggagCTCCGAAGGCTGCCAGCTCCGCTCCAGCCAGCCCAACGTCAGCTCCCTGCACTGCCAGCACTTGGGCAATGTGGCCGTGCTCATG GAGCTGAGTGCCTTCCCCAGGGAGGTGGGGGGCTCAGGGGCAGGGCTGCATCCTGTTGTGTACCCCTGCACGGCCCTGCTGCTGCTCTGCCTCTTCTCCACCATCATCACCTACATCCTCAACCACAG CTCCATCCATGTGTCCCGGAAGGGCTGGCACATGCTGCTGAACCTGTGCTTCCACATGGCCATGACCTCCGCCGTCTTTGCGGGAGGCATCACACTTACCAACTACCAGATGGTCTGCCAGGCG GTGGGCATCACTCTGCACTACTCTTCACTGTCCACACTGCTCTGGATGGGTGTGAAGGCCCGCGTCCTCCACAAGGAGCTCACCTGGAGGGCGCCCCCTCCACAAGAAGGGGACTCAGCCCCACCTGCCCCCCGTCCCATGCTCCG GTTCTATTTGATCGCTGGAGGGATCCCACTCATTATCTGTGGCATCACAGCTGCTGTCAACATTCACAACTACCGGGACCACAGCCCCTA CTGCTGGCTGGTGTGGCGTCCAAGCCTAGGAGCCTTCTACATCCCGGTGGCTTTGATTCTGCTGATCACCTGGATCTATTTCCTGTGTGCAGGGCTGCGCTTACGGGGTCCCCTGGCACAGAGCCCAAAGGGGGCCACCAGCAGGGTTTCCCTGGAGCCAGGGGAGGAGCTGAGGGGTCCCACCAGGCTCAGGAACAGCGGCCCCCTCCTGAGTGACTCGGGTTCCCTTCTGGCTACTGGGAGCGCTGGGGTGGTGACGCCAGGACCCCCGGAGGATGGTGACGGCCTCTATTCCCCGGGAGTCCAGCTGGGGGCGCTGGTGACCACGCATTTCCTGTACCTGGCCATGTGGGCCTGCGGcgctctggccgtgtcccagcgCTGGCTGCCCCGGGTGGTGTGCAGCTGTCTGTACGGAGGGGCAGCCTCTGCCCTAGGCCTCTTCGTCTTCACCCACCACTGTGCCAGGCGCAGGGACGTGAGGGCCTCCTGGCGCGCCTGCTGCCCGCCTGCCGCGGCGCCCCACGCCTCACCCCGGGCCGTGCCCACCGCCCCGGAGGACGGTTCGCCCATGTTCGGAGAGGGGCCGCCCTCGCTCAAGTCCTCGCCGAGCGGCAGCAGCGGCCACGCGCCACCGCTAGGCCCCTGCAAGCTCACCAACCTGCAGCtggcccagagccagggctgcGAGGCGGGCGGCGCGGGCCGAGGGGAAGGGGATCCCGAGGCCCCGGGCGCCCGGGGGGGCCTCGCGCCCCGCCACCCCAACAATGTGCACCACGGGCGCCGGGCGCACAAAAGCCGGGCCAAGGGCCACCGCGCGGGGGAGGCGGGCGGCAAGCCCCGGCTACGGGCGCTGCGCGGGGGCGCCGCGGCGGGGGCGCCCGAGCCGCCGTCCAGCGAGAGCGGCAGCCTGCGCAACAGCCCGTGCGACAGCTACCCGGGCAGCAGCCGCGACAGCCCCGGCGGCGGCCCCGCGCTGGACAGCGAGCCCGTGCTCACGCCGTCGGAGGGCAGCGACACGAGCGCCGCGCCGCCCGCCGAGGCCGGCCGGCCGGGCCAGCGCCGCAGCGCCAGCCGCGACAACCTCCGGGGCGGCGGGGCCGGCGCGCCCGAGAAGGAGAGCAAGCGCCGCTCGTACCCGCTCCACACGGCCAGTCTGAACGGCGCCCCCAAGGGCGGCAAGTACGACGACATCACCCTGGCGGGAGCCGAGGCACCCGGAGCCGGCTGCATGAAGACGGGCCTCTGGAAGAGCGAGACCACCGTCTAG